In Archocentrus centrarchus isolate MPI-CPG fArcCen1 chromosome 1, fArcCen1, whole genome shotgun sequence, the following proteins share a genomic window:
- the dpcd gene encoding protein DPCD produces the protein MAVESWIDVLKSSKKTALIHDGKRKIHYLFTDGKEMAEEYDLKTDELIVRKWRHKSTLGVQGSWLVEVGEPLAGPVASLDSDMIKENSSNPVFMRKDTKTSFQWRIRNLSYPKDVFSVSLDQSERCVIIKTSNKKYYKKFSIPDLDRSHLPLDSSALSFTHANNTLIVSYKKPKEILTLEQELLTELKKLKGSADGDVDCKTQ, from the exons atgGCTGTGGAGAGCTGGATTGATGTCCTAAAATCATCAAAGAAAACGGCGTTGATACACGATG GAAAAAGGAAGATCCACTACCTCTTCACAGACGGAAAAGAAATGGCGGAAGAATATGACTTGAAGACAGATGAGCTCATCG tAAGAAAATGGCGCCATAAAAGCACACTTGGAGTTCAGGGCTCGTGGCTGGTGGAGGTTGGGGAGCCCCTTGCAGGCCCTGTTGCCTCTTTGGACTCTGATATGATCAAGGAGAACAGCTCGAAT CCCGTGTTCATGCGTAAAGACACAAAGACGAGCTTTCAGTGGAGGATCCGGAACCTTTCCTACCCCAAAGATGTCTTCAGCGTTTCATTGGATCAGTCTGAAAGATGTGTCATCATAAAAACCtcaaacaaaaa GTATTATAAGAAATTCAGTATTCCTGACCTCGACCGCAGTCATCTGCCATTAGACAGCTCTGCACTCAGCTTCACTCATGCCAACAACACTTTAATTGTCAGC TACAAGAAACCCAAAGAGATCTTAACCCTTGAACAAGAGCTTCTGACGGAACTGAAAAAGCTGAAGGGGAGCGCCGACGGGGACGTTGACTGCAAAACCCAGTGA
- the fgf8b gene encoding fibroblast growth factor 8b, with protein MKQYLNYYKMRLRTSRLGYLLLQFTALCFYAQNTVQSPPNFKHHVTEQSRLSDRMSRRLTRTYQLYSRTSGKHVQVLANKRVNANGEDGAAHAKLEVETDSFGSRVRIKGVKTGYYICMNKKGKLIGKRKGRGKDCIFTEIVLENNYTALQNAKYEGWYMAFTRKGRPRKASKTKQHQREAHFMKRLPRGHLLSEKRPFDVLPLPVPMHPFNKRTKHSHHQRSGGR; from the exons ATGAAGCAATATTTGAACTATTACAAGATGAGGCTGAGAACTTCGAGGTTAGGTTATCT GTTACTTCAGTTCACGGCGCTTTGCTTTTACGCACAG AACACCGTGCAGTCCCCTCCGAATTTTAAGCACCATGTTACCGAGCAGAGCCGGCTATCGGACCGGATGAGTCGCAGGCTGACCCGAACCTACCAGCTGTACAGTCGCACCAGCGGGAAACATGTCCAAGTCCTGGCCAACAAAAGGGTCAACGCCAACGGAGAAGACGGAGCGGCACACG CTAAACTGGAAGTGGAGACGGACTCTTTTGGAAGTCGCGTTCGTATTAAAGGGGTGAAGACAGGATACTACATATGTATGAACAAGAAGGGGAAGTTGATCGGCAAG cGGAAAGGGCGAGGCAAAGACTGCATCTTCACTGAGATTGTTCTGGAAAACAACTACACTGCGCTCCAGAACGCCAAGTATGAGGGCTGGTACATGGCTTTTACACGCAAGGGCCGCCCAAGGAAGGCCTCCAAAACCAAGCAGCACCAGAGGGAGGCCCACTTCATGAAGCGTCTACCCAGGGGGCACTTGCTAAGTGAGAAAAGACCATTTGATGTTCTTCCTCTCCCTGTCCCCATGCACCCTTTCAACAAACGGACTAAACATTCCCATCACCAGCGCTCTGGGGGACGCTGA
- the poll gene encoding DNA polymerase lambda, translating to MGHWFPPSPEKMESRRGIMKAFPKVRRAKVLQGKDAPPLKKKADECDVTGNTFNGVTVYLLPAGIGSARCQIFQRQIQQNGGRTESSLCPDVTHVVVNDSMDSERALRLLKVDCMPSGVQLVKCTWLSLCISEKQLVDVAAYSLLLPQRDSETKHEEIKKESLNIKPAAETVIEPVTDQEENTDMTVPDSKEEVQGEEDGVSQSDLEALITGQHPKEETPGPSLSLGPDTAAKKPVSGKWVCAQSSQSKSNNFNKHITDKLELLAKAYTHQGDKWRALGYSKAVNALKSYHKPITSYQEACQIPGIGKRMADKIEEIMESGHLRKLDHISEAVPVLELFTNIWGAGAKTAQLWYQQGFRTLEDIRTKAHLNSTQKIGLKHYSDFLDRMPREEAGAIEKVVRDAAQAIDPGLVAMACGSYRRGKATCGDVDVLISHPDGKSHKGVFIKVLQTLHNSGFLTDDLVSHEENGEQKKYMGVCRLPGPDQRHRRLDIIIVPYDEFACALVYFTGSAHFNRSMRALAKTKRMSLSEHSLNKDVVRQGSVKVHGGMPLPTPTERDVFIILGVPYREPHERDW from the exons ATGG GCCACTGGTTCCCCCCTTCACCAGAAAAGATGGAGTCTCGTCGTGGTATCATGAAAGCTTTCCCTAAAGTTAGAAGGGCAAAAGTGCTACAGGGGAAGGACGCACCCCCACTAAAGAAGAAAGCTGATGAATGTGATGTCACAG GAAACACTTTTAACGGCGTGACGGTATACCTTCTGCCAGCTGGAATAGGAAGTGCCAGATGCCAGATTTTTCAAAGACAAATTCAGCAGAATGGAGGACGGACGGAGAGTTCACTGTGTCCCGATGTCACTCATGTTGTTGTCAACGACAGCATGGATAGCGAAAGGGCTCTACGCTTGCTGAAAGTAGATTGTATGCCCTCTGGAGTCCAACTGGTAAAATGCACCTGGTTGAGCTTGTGCATCAGTGAGAAACAGTTGGTGGATGTAGCCGCCTACAGCCTTCTTTTACCCCAGAG GGATTCTGAAACAAAGcatgaagaaattaaaaaagagTCATTAAATATCAAACCCGCTGCTGAAACTGTGATAGAGCCGGTGACTGATCAAGAGGAGAACACAGACATG ACAGTCCCAGACAGCAAAGAGGAAGTGCAGGGAGAAGAAGACGGCGTCTCTCAGAGTGATCTGGAAGCCCTCATCACTGGCCAGCACCCCAAAGAGGAGACTCCTGGCCCCAGCCTCTCCCTTGGTCCAGACACTGCTGCGAAGAAGCCAGTATCAGGGAAGTGGGTCTGTGCCCAGTCCTCTCAGTCCAAAAGTAATAACTTCAACAAGCACATCACAGACAAACTTGAATTGCTGGCCAAGGCCTACACACATCAGGGGGACAAGTGGAGGGCGCTGGGCTACTCCAAGGCTGTCAATGCACTGAAGAGCTACCATAAACCCATTACGTCATATCAG GAAGCTTGTCAGATCCCAGGAATAGGAAAGCGCATGGCTGACAAAATTGAAGAGATTATGGAGAGCGGTCATTTGCGGAAGCTAGATCACATCAGTGAGGCCGTGCCAGTGCTGGAGCTTTTCACCAACATCTGGGGTGCAGGAGCTAAGACCGCACAACTGTGGTACCAACAG GGATTTCGTACTTTGGAGGATATCCGCACAAAAGCCCACCTGAACAGCACTCAGAAAATAGGACTCAAGCATTACAGTGACTTTCTAGACCGAATGCCCAGAGAAGAAGCAGGAGCCATAGAAAAAGTG GTAAGGGATGCCGCACAAGCCATAGACCCAGGCCTGGTGGCGATGGCGTGTGGTTCCTATCGTCGGGGAAAGGCCACATGTGGAGATGTTGATGTTCTTATATCTCACCCTGATGGCAAGTCCCACAAGGGCGTTTTTATCAAAGTTTTACAGACCCTCCATAACAGTG GGTTTTTAACCGATGACCTGGTAAGCCACGAGGAGAATGGAGAGCAGAAGAAATACATGGGTGTGTGCCGTTTGCCAGGACCTGACCAACGCCATCGCAGACTGGATATCATCATAGTGCCCTACGATGAGTTTGCCTGTGCTCTCGTGTATTTCACTGGGTCGGCACACTTTAACCGCTCAATGAGAGCCCTggcaaagacaaaaagaatgAGCTTATCAGAGCACTCACTAAACAAAGATGTGGTACGTCAAGGCAGCGTGAAGGTGCATGGTGGCATGCCACTTCCCACACCGACAGAGAgggatgtttttattattttaggtGTACCCTACAGAGAACCCCATGAAAGAGACTGGTGA